In Crinalium epipsammum PCC 9333, the following are encoded in one genomic region:
- a CDS encoding ATP-binding protein codes for MTLDIKKFFQATNPSKTLVADNPEDQKYYIDFSSVRGGKIIEEIKDNISFFSPDDPTCVLFTGHIGCGKSTELLRLKSDLEGEGFHVVYFESSEDLEMADVDIGDVLLAIARRISQSLDTIKLDEPKNFKDLLQGAAKLLQTEIELGAEASVPGVGKISANTTGKYSVEAGLPGVGKLTASNDQGVALALGIGKITAKAKSDSTLRERLNQYLGPQKTKLLEAINQELIEPAIAKLKQQGKHGLVVIVDNLDRIDNRQKSWGRPQQEYLFVDQSEYLTKLRCHLVYTMPLSLKFSNDYGNLTQRFPEDPKVLPMVPIYLADGGECAEGMALLRQMVLARAFPDLEECDRLQEIPNLFESPETLDRLCYMSGGHPRDLLRLLNDWIKKQRQTPLTRQTLEDLIRNRRNEMTLPISADEWELLREVKQRKKVSGDQAYQTLIRSRLVFEYRYNGESWFDVNPILADAKELQ; via the coding sequence ATGACCTTAGATATTAAAAAGTTTTTTCAGGCTACTAATCCTAGTAAAACATTAGTAGCAGATAATCCAGAGGATCAGAAATATTATATTGATTTTTCCTCGGTGCGGGGGGGCAAAATTATTGAGGAAATTAAGGATAATATTAGTTTTTTTTCACCTGATGACCCTACTTGTGTGTTATTCACGGGACATATTGGTTGTGGTAAATCTACAGAGTTACTACGGCTAAAATCTGATCTGGAAGGGGAAGGTTTTCATGTAGTGTATTTTGAATCTAGTGAAGACTTGGAGATGGCGGATGTAGATATTGGGGATGTGTTATTAGCGATCGCGCGTCGTATTAGTCAAAGTTTAGACACAATTAAGCTTGATGAACCCAAAAATTTTAAAGATTTGTTACAGGGCGCTGCTAAATTGTTGCAAACTGAAATAGAACTTGGGGCTGAAGCGAGTGTTCCTGGTGTTGGTAAGATTTCGGCTAATACAACTGGTAAGTATTCTGTAGAAGCGGGTTTACCTGGAGTTGGTAAATTAACTGCTAGTAACGATCAGGGTGTTGCTTTAGCTTTGGGTATTGGCAAGATTACCGCTAAAGCTAAGAGTGATTCTACTCTGCGTGAGCGATTAAATCAGTATTTGGGTCCACAAAAGACTAAGTTGTTAGAAGCGATTAATCAGGAATTAATCGAACCTGCGATCGCCAAACTGAAACAGCAGGGTAAACATGGGTTAGTTGTAATTGTCGATAACTTAGATAGGATTGATAACCGCCAAAAGTCGTGGGGTCGTCCGCAGCAAGAATATTTATTTGTGGATCAAAGCGAGTATTTAACTAAGTTGCGTTGTCATTTAGTTTATACTATGCCGTTGTCGCTGAAGTTTTCTAATGATTATGGTAATTTGACGCAACGGTTTCCAGAAGATCCCAAAGTGTTACCGATGGTTCCGATATATTTAGCAGATGGTGGCGAATGTGCTGAAGGTATGGCATTATTGCGACAGATGGTATTAGCAAGAGCGTTTCCTGATTTGGAAGAATGCGATCGCCTGCAAGAAATACCGAACCTTTTTGAGAGTCCTGAAACCTTAGATCGCTTGTGTTATATGAGTGGCGGACACCCCCGCGACTTGTTGCGCTTGTTGAATGACTGGATTAAAAAACAACGACAAACTCCCCTCACCCGTCAAACTTTAGAAGACTTAATTCGCAACCGTCGCAACGAAATGACTTTACCTATTTCTGCGGATGAGTGGGAATTGTTGCGAGAAGTTAAGCAACGCAAAAAAGTTAGTGGCGATCAAGCTTATCAAACCTTAATCCGCAGTCGGTTAGTTTTTGAATACCGTTATAATGGCGAGTCTTGGTTTGATGTTAATCCTATTTTGGCAGATGCTAAGGAGTTACAGTAA
- a CDS encoding protein kinase domain-containing protein, giving the protein MSLITCSKGHQNPEGSRFCTLCGEPLPEHNAFAGGINTGLVEGTRLRDRYMIKYQLGQGGFGRTYLAEDTGRFNELIVLKELMPTGQGTYALQKAEELFQREAAILHKLRHPQIPKFWELFRDRKGLFLVQDYIEGKTYQDLLNNRLDNGQSFSEVEIIELLQQLLPVLSYLHKQGVIHRDISPDNVIRKEQDGLPILIDFGGVKQTAIDVATQLAAEKYGGSGTRLGKSGYAPDEQLRLGSVAPHSDLYALGVTAIVLMTGKPPQELFDAHTMSWVWNRQLNLSSDFNKILQRMLAQRPSERFQSAEEILQQLPAVSTVPETRVQPHLTQRQITSSNNNFIPPSPAPINTSGQGHLLDNSVEVPDEIVGWNWGAFLLPGFWCLTNRVWIGLLSWLDLSVVTLGIPTITISILLGLKGNEWAWKSRKWKSVKAFKRHQRFWAIAAFILWALFLIIIIGVILFAIAIAGFGM; this is encoded by the coding sequence ATGAGCTTGATAACTTGCAGCAAGGGTCATCAAAACCCAGAGGGGTCACGTTTTTGTACTCTATGCGGTGAACCACTACCAGAACACAATGCCTTTGCAGGTGGTATCAATACTGGTTTAGTGGAGGGAACGCGACTGCGCGATCGCTATATGATTAAATATCAGTTAGGTCAAGGCGGTTTTGGTAGAACCTACTTAGCTGAAGATACTGGGCGGTTTAATGAATTAATTGTCCTGAAAGAATTAATGCCAACAGGACAAGGTACTTATGCTTTGCAAAAAGCTGAGGAGTTATTTCAACGAGAAGCAGCAATTCTGCATAAACTGCGACATCCCCAAATACCTAAGTTTTGGGAATTGTTTCGTGATAGAAAAGGTTTGTTTTTAGTTCAAGATTATATTGAAGGTAAAACATATCAAGATTTATTAAATAACCGACTAGATAATGGGCAAAGTTTTAGCGAAGTAGAAATTATTGAATTATTACAGCAACTTTTACCTGTTTTAAGTTATCTGCATAAGCAAGGCGTAATTCATCGCGATATTTCTCCCGATAATGTTATCCGCAAAGAGCAAGATGGATTACCTATATTAATAGATTTTGGTGGTGTTAAACAAACTGCTATTGATGTTGCAACGCAATTAGCAGCAGAAAAATATGGCGGTAGTGGTACTCGTTTAGGTAAAAGTGGTTATGCTCCTGATGAGCAATTAAGATTAGGATCAGTTGCGCCTCATAGTGATTTATATGCTTTAGGTGTGACAGCAATTGTATTAATGACTGGTAAACCACCCCAAGAATTATTTGATGCACATACAATGAGTTGGGTATGGAACCGTCAGCTAAATTTAAGTTCTGATTTTAATAAAATTTTACAACGAATGTTAGCGCAAAGACCTTCTGAGCGTTTTCAATCTGCTGAGGAAATTTTACAACAATTGCCAGCCGTTTCAACTGTACCAGAAACGCGAGTACAACCTCATTTAACCCAGCGCCAAATTACTAGCAGTAATAATAACTTTATTCCTCCAAGTCCTGCACCTATAAATACTTCTGGTCAAGGACATTTATTAGATAACTCTGTTGAAGTTCCAGATGAAATTGTTGGCTGGAATTGGGGCGCTTTTCTGCTACCTGGGTTTTGGTGTTTGACAAATCGTGTTTGGATCGGTTTGCTTTCCTGGCTAGATTTATCTGTAGTTACTTTGGGTATACCAACAATAACTATCTCAATATTACTAGGTCTTAAAGGTAATGAGTGGGCATGGAAAAGTCGCAAATGGAAAAGTGTAAAAGCTTTTAAAAGACATCAAAGATTCTGGGCGATCGCAGCTTTTATTCTTTGGGCTTTATTCTTAATCATAATCATAGGTGTGATTTTGTTTGCGATCGCGATCGCAGGTTTCGGTATGTAG